The genome window GAAGAAGGGGCAGCTCCTCTATACGCTCGATCCGCGCCCCTTCCAGGAATCTCTGGAGAAGTCCAAGGCGGATCTGGCCGAGGCGCAGGCGCAATGGGCGCGCACCAGGCAGGATGTGGCGCGCTTCGAGCCGCTGGTGAAGGACAACGCCGTCTCGCGCCAGGAGTACGAGACCTCCGTGGCGCTGGAGAAGGCGGCCGCCGCTTCGGTCGACGCCGCCAAAGCAGCCACCCGCCTCTCGCAGGTGGAGCTGGGCTACACCAAGGTGCTGGCGCCCGACGACGGCCTCATCGGCAAATCCGAAGTGGAGGCGGGCACGCTCGTCGGACGCGGCCTGCCCACCCTTCTCACACGCATCTCCAAGATCGACCCGATCCACGTCCGCTTCACTCTGGCGGAAGCCGATTACCTGCATTACGCGCGCCTGCGGGCCGCGCAGGGAGAGGCTGAAAAAAGGACCGTCCCCTTCCAGATGGTCCTGGCCGACAACTCGGTGCATCCCTACGAGGGTAAGTTCCTGTTCGTCGACCGGGCCATCGACGCGGAGACCGGCACCATCCTCCTGGAAGCCTCTTTCCCCAACCCGCAGGGAATCGTCCTGCCGGGACAGTTCGCCAAGGTGCGCGCCACGGTGGAAACCAAGAAAGGCGCCCTCCTGGTGCCGCAGCGGGCGGTCCAGGAGATGCAGGGGATCTACAGCGTGATGGTGGTGAAGCCGGACGACACCGTCGAGTCGCGTGCCGTGAAGCCGGGCCAGCGCATCGGGGCGCTATGGGTGATCGATTCGGGCCTCAACCCCGGGGACCGCATCATCGTCGAGGGGCTGCAGAAGGTGAGGCCCGGGGCCAAGGTGGCGGCCAAGATGGTCACCATCGAGGATACCCCGCCTCCCGCCGCGCCCGCGCCCGGGGCTTGAGAGAT of Candidatus Polarisedimenticolia bacterium contains these proteins:
- a CDS encoding efflux RND transporter periplasmic adaptor subunit — protein: MRLLLSMPPGRRLAAVAAAFLLVLACKSKEAPAAGPIEVKAAPVLQKDVPIYVEAVGQTRGNTETEIRARVEGFVEKVHFQEGTMVKKGQLLYTLDPRPFQESLEKSKADLAEAQAQWARTRQDVARFEPLVKDNAVSRQEYETSVALEKAAAASVDAAKAATRLSQVELGYTKVLAPDDGLIGKSEVEAGTLVGRGLPTLLTRISKIDPIHVRFTLAEADYLHYARLRAAQGEAEKRTVPFQMVLADNSVHPYEGKFLFVDRAIDAETGTILLEASFPNPQGIVLPGQFAKVRATVETKKGALLVPQRAVQEMQGIYSVMVVKPDDTVESRAVKPGQRIGALWVIDSGLNPGDRIIVEGLQKVRPGAKVAAKMVTIEDTPPPAAPAPGA